In the genome of Lactuca sativa cultivar Salinas chromosome 3, Lsat_Salinas_v11, whole genome shotgun sequence, the window gccttcaccttgtcacgatccactgaagtacctgaaaccataaacaaaaattgtaagcacgaaacgtagtgagttcccccaaagtacaaacacccaaacatataacatatacaaataacagaaTGCACACAGAGCCTTCAACATGTATGGACCGCCTCACCGAGCCTTCAGCCTATCTAAACCGCTCACAGAACCTTTAGCATGTCTGGACCACCTTACCGGGCcttcatgtgacatccccattttcacggccagaaaataccgattttgtttatgctttataaaaaccagagtacctcttttaataaaaatgttgcggaatttgttcccaataaaacatgttatcaaagcatttccgaagaaaaatatttttttatttattttaaaacatttgggatgtcatcgtcaatacagaaacataagcataaacagaacttacattcattatcacgagtgatctatatctctttaatctctcggtgtaatgtgacttcatatcaacacatgcgatataaataaactgagtgggtcaggttgggaaacctggtaagtacatagggttttcaacccacaataatataactattatatttaaacatcaaacaatcaacccaattacccattccaaattattttcttaaggatttaccctaaggatCAGCTAacccttgttcattcattcctaaggaaacaatatgaagtccattgttgccaatgacacagtgGTCAAGCGCTgctgctaatattatcacttaggcgcaactgccagaattgggactttttctatgaggcgcttctgccggtattgacctttaaacgctactgtcatggtcataaggctccctattaggcgcaactgccgatactgtccttagagcgcagctgctaggacgtttaccgtagatctaaaacatctacgggttgtggcgcagctgccaatgctcatctatagggtactaggtccattgctgccaatctttacctatagggcactaggtccatactactaatgttcctctattttagcttttatccctcaatcattcatctacccatgttttacccaacatattttgtagatataaaatactttatacaatttacatcatttaaaacatgtataaaaatctttcaccagcatagacaacaagtattcagacaatatgcacacataacacgtaatttatattaaaatacttcatatctatgtgtaagatgaaagggactatgcactcacctaatacgttggtgactcagcactcggacatcgcttcgatactctcaaaacaattttccttcgataaaacctagtattaataccactacggtttagtctaacgataaccgcgactaattaatagtctgactattattactattatataagcgttaaatgatacttatataacttataataataacccaaataattattttaaggacctaataacattactataattatttgaaagctatattaaaaattgcgtaagcgtagctcagtTACAACGAATTTTGAAGAAAATTGGGTTTCGCttggagcaacgtttcgaaaatgaaagaccctttttctcgggactctgggagcctcggggattCCTTCGGCTGCTAGGGGGGtttcctagggtttaggagggtttagggcacttagagagagaaataaactagagagagaatgaattttggtgtgaaaaaccggctgccctcgctgccgttttatagcctgcgaggcctcgaaCTATGCTGGGCGTAGtccttggctacgcggggcgtaaggctCGGATAAGAACAACAGGTGGCGCTCCTTGGATGGGTCATCATGGCATGCTCCGGAACCGCTCAACCGAAGACCGTTGGGCGTAACCCTCTTCcaacgcggggcgtactcggacGCAGGGCGTTCCTCTCGTACGCGAGGCGTAGCGAGGCCAGGAGTCCGAATCCGAAGACCAGaccgtgatcagcaagcgacggccCTGATCGAGCCACGTCATCACCCTCGCACCAGCTTCGCAAATTCGAGttccaacttcaaaaattcatatcttcctcatacaatCTCTATTTTCGacgtttttatatccacgcgaaggcgggaacgtactctacaacttttgtttagactccgtcggctaattttgaatttattttaatttttatatttttaacaggccgggataggattagtccgttaaaaatccataacttcttcatctgacgtccgttttcgtctgtctttttatcgttacgctactattaatgagatattcgattctagtttaggttgtgttggctaaaaactgctcgatctaatattcgaacttcgggctgtatactgctaagccaaaacttcgaaaaatcataacatcctcatacgaagtcagatttgagcgttctttttatggacgctcttggtttaacgtattctatgaatttcatttagatcgctaaggctaaatctcgctctatcgtaaattcactatttacgcttctcggtatcgtgccggttccgtcgcgaaacttcgacgggccataacttcttcgttataactcgaatttcggcgttctttatatgtacggaaaccttgtaacatatactaaaacttggttaagattatttattctagatAATCTTTTGCAGAAATGTcatttcgacacttattgcctctaaattgactagcccggatctacgagcaTTTCACTTCAGCTTGTCTAGACCATTCTTCGAGCCTTTGACCTGACTGGTCCGCCTTACATGCCTTCAATTTATCCAGGCCgacctgggtatgttggcctttatCACAAAGCAagcccgcctcaacccaaccacacacaaaCCATGTCGACATATAGATAACAAAGAAGCATACATATACGGTACCGATATAAACATTATCGGGCTTGTTGACTGGTAGCACAAAGCAGTCCAGTCTCAACCAAACTACACCAAACCTGCTACTGGAAAACATATAGCCAGAACGAATAACaggcagatctaacagatcaccaaaTATAACATCATCATATctaccaagataccgatctaacagatcaccacaacatagcaacatcctatctaccaggatatcaATCTAACAGATCAGAACAACATGGCAACATCCTATCTAGCAGGATAATAATCCAAATGGCCGACATTGGTGCATTCAACctaaaagtatagtgaggaaaactcacctcgcaatgccAAATCATACTGAAGACCTCCGACAGATGGCTTATGATATTTCGAACTATCACAACAAAACAAacatccaattaacaattggattaCCATCCTTGACTAATgatccatacttagggtaaatATCAAATTTACCTTTTTCCTAACTGggccaaggcccaagtccaaatctttgatccaaaaggcccaaattacctcaaggcccataattggcctaattttccaaattgggcccaactccttattgggccttatcctaaggtcCAATCCTCCAATTAGTCCAGAACACAACTACTCAGATAGTCCATTTGGGCCCAATCATCAGAGCCCAAACCCGAAGCCCAAAGTCCGAAACTTAAGCAGaggcgtacgcggggcatacctcgCCTCACATTGACCACCTACGGGGTGGTtgactcagtacgcggggcgtacatcaaCTTACACGTGGCGTACCCTTGCAAGGCTTAAACTCGCATAAGTGCTTAATTGATTAAGCACTTGAgctcaaacttcagatccatgatCCAATAGccctctagaaccataaagtctcaaactttaagactttggtcgACCAAAAAGGGCTTAATACACGGTCTTAATCCATTATGAACTCTTACaaagaaaagggaccaaactagctcaagggacctcatttttatgtcGTAGGACCCATCCAAGGGTCCGAAAGGACAACCCAACATAACCAAAACAAAGCATGCACAATATTAGGACTCTAGGGACAAGAAGAATACCAAAAAGAAACCACCACAAGATCTACACAATCCAAGCATAAaggtagaagctttataccttctaaagCTTCCAAGAAGATGATAACCCCAAATCTATAAGCTTGTTTCCTTCCTTGACTCCTTTGATGCACTAACTTCTTCTTTTGGCACACAAAAACCACACTATAAGCTCAAGATGCTCAATATGGGGGTTAGTGTTTACTCAAAACGGCTTGAGGATTTGGAGGCTGAAAGAGTAGGGCAAAAAGAtccataatgatgcttaaatactccacaaaccctaagagttagggtttcacttggacacacgtacgcccaacatacatatgtgtacgcccagcgtactagggcacaccctagtacacttagcgtactcacatgtacgcccaacgtactactcaTGTTCCTATAATTACCAAATTGCCACTAGGGCTTCACTTAGCCACTTCCTtccaatccaaggaccaaaaatgacctaaataaAACTCAAGGGATGAATTAGAATTTTCTTGAAAGTTGGGGTGTTACACATATGGAGATGGTGTTTCATCCTAACCAATCCACCTCCATATATCTTTAATAAATGATTTCACATGCCTTAAGTTACGGAGAAGTTGACAATAGCCTAGTTTTCTATCCTTAATCCAATTTTCCGCCTCTTAAAATTCTATATGGTCTCTTAATTTGATGTTGATTAAGATATCAATAATGAAATCAATTTTAACTTCTTAAGCATAAACTATAATTTTTGTTGTTATAAACATAAAAATTAGGAAAAAATATCTTAATTAACAAAAATTCATTGTGATCATGTATACAAATCTGAGAAGGGCGTCCACATCTAAAGGGTTTGCATCATCAAATATATTCTTTATAGATCTTGAGTTGGACATAAACAATTGAGAGGAAAAAGAAGTAGCCATTACAAAAGATCAAACATAGACGCCGTTTGTTTTTCTCTTCTCCAAGCCTAAATCGATATATAAAGGACAATTCTAATATGTTTATTCCATGTCATTAAATATAATGTCATGTCATTTGTCAACTAATTATCTACCTAATGAATCTGGTTGCCTATGAATTGAACAAAAGTGTAAATTAATTGAGTTTTTTGATCAAATAAAACATGATTAATGTTTTTTTAACAGTTTCGAAACTTCGTtggtcttacaagtcattttccTAATATTTAATTACACATTATAAGTCATGTCATTCATTGACTTTCATTAGCCGGTTGACCCTAATAAGAATTGAACAAACGTGTAAGTTAGTTGGGGTTTTTAGACAAAAGATTAAGTTCGTTGAGTTTTTTTGAACATACAAAACATAATTGAGGTTTTTTTAATGGTTTGAAAATTTTTATTGGACTTATAAGTCTTTTTTTCCTAAAAACCAACTATAGAGAGGCCAACCAAATAGaaaattaaaatcattaaaatcaTAAGTACCATCAGGATTAGCAAAAGAAATATAGGACATGCTATGCAATCTTTGACAAACCAAAGGACTAGAATATAACATAAAATTCTCATATTTCAAAGAGATTTTGTTTCTGTAACCGAATCCGGTTGGTAAGCAAGCATGGTTGAAGAAGCAAAAGCAATGCAGGCATATTTCTTACACGCATCGCTTTTAAGTTTTATCCCTCTCAAAAGCCCCTccactacacacacacacacactagaacagaCCCAAATGGGTTGTTGTTTGACCACCCCCGCAACCACCAATAAAACAGCCCACCGCCGTTTGGATGATTCCAAAAGTAGAATCGAAGAACCAGCTACGCATGCTACTCCGTCGCCACCATTTGAAAAAGAGTCAGTCAAAGAAGTCCTCTCCGAAACTCCCATCTCAATATCAATACCAATCATCCAAACCACCACACAGATTCTTCATGAAAATGACGCCGGCAAgaaatcaaaccaagaaaatcaaGAAAATGTAACTGAGATGTCGGAGATGTGTAGTTACAATGACTATGAGAGCTTATCTGCTGCCACCACGTCCAAGGCGGCGATGATAGATACAGAAAGAGATGTAGTTGAAATCGAAGATGATAGGGAAGTTACACAGAAAATCATTACGTCTCCACCACCCAAAAAGGTTCCCAGGAAACGGCCGGAGAAGTTCACCGGCGAGATATCCAAGGAGAAGGACGGAGGTATCAGGCCACCACCTAGAAGGTTAGTAGCTCCTCCACCGAAGAAGAGAAATCGGTTCCCGTCCAATACAACGCCGACAACCCACCGCCACGGGTATGTTGGACCATCGGATATTGTCCGACGACGTCTCCGCCTTCCCGGTGAACGATCAAGGTCGCCCGCGATTAGGGGACTACGTCCGAATACGAGAGAGGGAAGCCCTGCACCTGTAAAAAACTCCGGTGATCAGATAATAGTGAAATCCGATGATCTTGAAAGAAATGTGACGGTGGTGATGGTCGGTGTTCCATCGGAGCTAGAGAAAAGTGAGTCGCTAGACCACCCGGTTGTTTCTATGGAGTGCTTTATTTTTCTTTAAACAGTAAAAGCAAATAGGTGGTCATCGTTTTGTTATTTTTTTCCCGCTATACGGTGTCGTTTGGCACATCAAAAGAATGGATATAGAGGTACGACCACATTTTTCATGAACCATGATTTTCTTTAAGAAAATATGTTATGATTTATTGTAGTAATTATTTCTTTTTCTAATAAATCATTGGCTTTCAAGTATGTTACGTCGCTTTGTAAAGACATGGTGCAAAATATCCCAAATCATccgttataaaaaaattaatgataTCAATCATGAATGGATCATCAAACGAAATCATAGAAAAAATCAATGTTGCAATTACTTGAAATCTATAATAATCAGCCACAACTTTCACTTTCCACACACAATAATAACATAATCATTGTCATTATATAAATTGGCTCAGAAAACCAAATGAAGAATATCACATTCGTGATGGATAGGGCGAAGACAGGtttcaaaatgtaatcttaaatAAACCATCGTTGATGGAACATTTGTGTTTGTGGGAGATTAAGTTCATTTAAGATTCAAATGGGATAAGGGTTTATTTAGCACCACTTGATATGCTATGCATATCTATCTTGAGTAGTTAGTTTTATGATCTCATCTATAAGGTTATGATATCTTATTTGATATAGTAAATGATTAAAATAGAATTTGGTTTTCCAACAACTACTATTATATATTTACAACCCAAAAAGTATGATGTATAAAACTTGATGTGCTTGGTTTCCAGAATGTCATACAAAATTTATGTTTTGGGCAGGGGTGGATCTTAGTGGAGCCCGGGGGTCCTGGGTCACTGTTTAATTTCCGGCAcataatgtaattttttttcctATTAGGTGCACCGGCTTGAAGTACGAGTTCACCCCTACTAAAACATTTTATGTCCGCCACTGTTCCGGGCCTACATATTACGATTAAGTTAATATTGTGATTATGTGGTGTGCATGAAACCATGGTTAGTGGAGCTTTGATTAGACATATGAGTGAGTCTTAGTGAAACTATAAAAGATCAACTAGCATGTGCAAAGTTTATAGGGTTTGATGACTTTGTCATTTAAGTACACATGTAGGATAGATAGATTACAATAACAATTCTACAATATATATGGATCTAAATCTAAGTCtgcaaaaaaaagaaagaaacataTAGAGATTAACATAAACTTATTAGGAGAAAATGTATCAGATGGAGTTATTAAGTGATAAAAGTTAATCTTATGATTAACTAGATTTACTAAGTCCTTGAGTTAGCTATTTGTGTGAAAGAATTATTTATGTTTGATGTTTTGCAAGTTAAGATTGAGATGGAAGGTTAAGAGAGTGTGTAAATGGTTACTCTTAACTTTCAAAGAGTAGACAATATTTATTaatggtaaaatggtaatttgcaAGAGTGGAGATGTAGGTAGACATGCCATATTACTAATATTAAAAGGGAAAATGATTTATCAGCCCAACGAAGCTTTCAAGCCGTTCAAAAAACTTCAATCATGTTTTGTCTCTTcaaaaaaaacccaacgaacttaacattttgtctaaaaagcccAACTAAGTTACATTTTTGTTCAATTCTAGGGAAGTCAAAGAGGAGAAACAGATGACGTGACTTATTACCATATCGGAAAAATGACTTTTAAGACTAATGaagtttctaaactgtttaaaaaaccccaatcatgttttgtctgtttAAAATAACCCAATGAACTTAACcttttgaacagacaaaacatgattgagATTCTTTAAACGGTTTGAAATTTTCTTTGGAGTTTTTTAGACAAAAAATTAAGTTTATTGGGTTATCTTGAACACTCGAAAACATGATTGAGATTCTTTTGAATGGTTAGAAAACTTGTTGGACTTGGAAGTCTTTTCCcatattaaaatatttatttgTAGGACCGAAGATGTAGTAGGAGGTAGTGTGTTGGATTGGTTACACGGGCCCGTTATGGATTTTTAGGCCGAGGCCCAAGACTAGTTACAACTTACAAGTTACAACTTACAACttacaaaattgtaaaaatggtccctgtgatatGCAAATtttgggggttttagtccaaaccccgagttttttggattcatggtccttttggagttgtttgtatgtgaaaatagtccctccgaaaattaaaatgactataatacccttgtgtatttatttttcatttttctttcatttttttaatttaatatttatttatttattttaacaattaaaaaaattataaaggacatctctctctctctctctctccccgaTAGGCAACCAAAAACACCTCCATTGGAGGTGGTGTTCTTGCTGTTTTCTGGTAAATAGAGGAACAACAACCCTTTGTTACTCCTTCTTTTTTCTGTCGAGCAAAGAAGCAAAACACCCCCAAATTTTGTTGTCCAATTCAAC includes:
- the LOC111914514 gene encoding uncharacterized protein LOC111914514: MVEEAKAMQAYFLHASLLSFIPLKSPSTTHTHTLEQTQMGCCLTTPATTNKTAHRRLDDSKSRIEEPATHATPSPPFEKESVKEVLSETPISISIPIIQTTTQILHENDAGKKSNQENQENVTEMSEMCSYNDYESLSAATTSKAAMIDTERDVVEIEDDREVTQKIITSPPPKKVPRKRPEKFTGEISKEKDGGIRPPPRRLVAPPPKKRNRFPSNTTPTTHRHGYVGPSDIVRRRLRLPGERSRSPAIRGLRPNTREGSPAPVKNSGDQIIVKSDDLERNVTVVMVGVPSELEKSESLDHPVVSMECFIFL